The nucleotide sequence GACGTCACCGGCCCGTCCCCCGAGGGCCCGCTCCCGGCCACCGGATCGGTGGCCGCGATGATCACCGCGGCCACCGGCGCCAAGCCCTACTTCGTCGGCAAGCCCAACCCGATGATGTTCCGCAGCGCGATGAACCGGATCGAGGCGCACTCGGAGTCCACGATCATGGTGGGTGACCGCATGGACACCGACGTCGTCGCCGGCATCGAGGCCGGCCTGGAGACGGTGCTGGTGCTGTCCGGGTCCACCTCGGCGGCCGACGTGCCCCGCTTCCCGTTCCGGCCCAGCCGGGTGTGCGACTCCATCGCCGACGTGATCGAGCTGGTCTGACCACGGCGCAGGAAGCCATGCCTGCGGTTCCGCCGCCCGCTCCGCAGGCATGGGTTCCTGTGCCCGGGCGGGTGGCGTCGCTCAGCGGTCCAGGTAGGCCAGCCGCGACTCGGGGGTGGCCAGCAGGTACAGCACCGCGCCGACCAGCGCGAGGATCGGCAGGCCGATCAGCGGCTGCTGGGCCGAGAAGGCGAAGGTGAAGCCGGTCAGCCCCAGGAACAGCTGCAGGGCGATCACCGGGCCACGGGCCCACCCCGCCACCCGCCACAGGCCGCGCGCTCCGGCGCCGAGGACGCCGGCGGCGAGCGCGACCAGCACCACCTCGGCCAGGGCCCGGGGCACGCTCTCCGGGGCGCCCGTCAGCGTGAGGAACAGCAGCACGAGCGCACCCAGCCCGAGCAGCGCCGCCTCGAGCCCCACCGCCAGCGCGGCCCGGCGCAGCGACGGCGGCGCCTCGGTGTGCGGCGTCGCGGGGCGCGGAGCCGGCTGCGCCGCCGCGGGGCCGAACAGCCGGTCGGCGAGGCGACGCGGCGGCGGCGACGACGCGCTGCGGTCCTCGGTCACGACGGCGAGACTACGCGCGCGCCCGGCGTCCGAGAGCCGCTGACCCGGGCTTCCTCCGGCGACCGCCCCGGGCCGCTGGTTAGCCTGGCGTCATGCGCGCGCTCGTGGTCGTCAACCCGGCGGCCACCACCACGACCGCCAAGATGCGGAACGTGCTGGTCGGCGCCCTCGCCAGCGAGCTGAAGGTCGACGTCGCCGAGACCGCTCACCGGGGGCACGCCCGGGAGCTGAGCGCGCAGGCGGCCGCAGAGGGCATCGACATCGTGGTCTCCCTCGGCGGCGACGGCACCGTGAACGAAGTGGTCAACGGGCTGCTGACCGACGGGCCGCGACCGGGGTTGCCCGCGCTGGCCGTCGTCCCCGGCGGCTCCACCAACGTCTTCTCCCGGGCGCTGGGCCGGTCCCGCGACCCGGTCGAGGCGACCGCGGAGCTGCTCGCGTCGCTGCGCGCGGGGCGCACCCGCCTGGTGTCCCTCGGCACGGCGAGCGCCACCGGCACCAGCACCGCCGCGGTGACCGGCGTCGCGCCGGCGGTGGCCGAGGCGGTGGCGCGCGCCGACGCCGCGGCCGACGCCCCCGGGTGGAGCGAGCCGCGCTGGTTCGTCTTCGCCGCCGGCTTCGGGTTCGACGCGGAGGTGATCGCCCGCGTGGAGGCCCGCCGGGCGCAGGGCCGCCGCTCCACCGGCGCGCTGTACGTCCGCGAAGGCACGAACGCCTTCCTGTTCGGCCGCGAGCGGCGCCGTCCGGCCATGACGCTGCAGCTGCCGGGCGAGCCGCCCCTCGAGGAGTTGTTCCTCTGCCTGGTCTCCAACGTCAGCCCCTGGACCTACCTGGGCGCCCGTCCGGTCAATCCGACCCCCGAGGCGTCGTTCGAGACCGGCCTCGACGTCTTCGCGCTGGGCCGCACGGGCACCGTCCGGATGCTGCGCGCCCTGCGGCAGACCATGCGTCCGGAACCGGACCTGCGCGGACGTGGCCTGCACCGGTTCCACGACCTCCAGGAGTTCACGCTCACCGCCTCCCGCCCGCAGGGGTGGCAGCTCGACGGCGACCACCTCGGCACGGCCACCGGGATGCGCGTCCGCAACGTCCCGGACGCGCTCCGGGTCATCGCCTGACGACGTTTCTCGAGCATTCGGGAGGGGCAATCCCTCCGCCGAGTGGCCGGCCTATCACGACCGTGGTGAGGTTGCTCACGCGGGGGTCTGCGCTGACCCCGTTTCCCTTGACACGCGTCCGGCACGTGAAAACATCGCTGCTGGAACGCAACCTGCCGGTAACAAGTGCAGGCAGTCGCTGCCGCCATGGCGCTGGGTAACCGGTGTCGGCCCGGCGAAGGCGGACCGAGCAAGGGCGACTGACGTACCTACCGTTGACGACATCGAGGAGTACAACGCCATGGACTGGCGCCACCGCGCGCTCTGCCGCGACGAGGACCCGGAGCTGTTCTTCCCGATCGGGACGACCGGCCCCGCCCTGGTCCAGATCCAGCAGGCGAAGGCCGTGTGCCAGCGCTGCCCGGTGGTGCAGTCGTGCCTGGACTGGGCGCTGCGCTCGGGCCAGGACTCCGGTGTCTGGGGTGGCCTCTCCGAGGACGAGCGGCGCGCGCTGAAGCGCCGGCAGGCTCGTACCCGGGTGCACACCGCCTGATCAGGAGCACGACCGGCCGCGGGGACGCCCCCGCGGTCACCGCACCAGCGCGATCGCACCGACCGCCACGAGGCCGGTCCGGGACACCTCCCGGGCCGGCCTCGGCGCGTCCGGACCGGTCGGTCAGCGACGGGGCATCCCGCTACCGGGAAGGGTCAGCACGACCTCCGTGCCCGGCCGGCCCTCCGGCGTCCCCATGGTCAGGCTGCCGCCGAGCTCGCTGGTCACCAGGGTGCGCACGATCTGCAGCCCCAGGCCGTCGCTCGCCGCGGGATCGAAGCCCGCGGGGAGCCCCCGCCCGTCGTCGCGGACCCGGACGACCAGCTCACCGCCGTCGCGCTGGGTGATCAGCTCGATCACCCCCGGCTCCCCGTCCGGGAAGGCATGCTCCGCGGCGTTGTGCAGCAGCTCGGTGATCGCCAGCACCAACGGCGTCGCCGCGGCCGCCGGCAGCTCCCCGAACGAGCCGACGCGGCGGGTGCGGGCGGCCGGCCCCACCGACGTGAGGTCGCCGAGCATCGGCAGCACCTGGTCGAGGATGTCGTCGACGTCCACGACGTCCTCCCGGCTGCCGGCCAGCGTCTCGTGCACCACCGCGATCGACGCCACCCGCCGCACCGACTCCTCGAGCGCGGCCCGGGCGGTGGGCTCGGTCATCCGCCGGGCCTGCAACCGCAGCAGCGCGGCCACCGTCTGCAGGTTGTTCTTGACCCGGTGGTGGATCTCCCGGATGGTCGCGTCCTTGGTCAGCAGCGCACGATCGCGCCGCCGGACGTCGGTCACGTCCCGGACGAGCACGAGCGCCCCGGGTGGGGCGCCCGGGGCCTGCAGCGGCAGCGCCCGCAGCAGGAGCGTGGCGCTGGGCCCCTCGACGTCCACGGGGTCGAGGTACCGCCCCGCCACCGCCGCGGCGATCCCGGCGGCCGCCGCCTCCCCCGCCACGCGGTCGACGACCGCCCGGCACGTGACGTCGGCGAGGGTGGCGCCGGCCAGGTCACCGGCCACCCCCATGCGCCGGTAGGCCGAGAGCGCGTTCGGGCTGGCGTAGGTGACCCGCCCACTCCCGTCCAGCCGCACCAGTCCGTCCCCCACGCGGGGGCTCATCTCCGCGTCCTGCAGCTTCGCCGGAGGGAACGTGCCCGCCGACACCATGAGGCTCAGGTCTGCGGCGATGTCGAGGTAGGTCAGCTCCAGCGTCGAGGGCGAGCGGGTGACCGCCAGGCTGGTGTCCTTGGCCAGGACCGCGATCGCCACGCCCTCGTGCCGGACCGGGATGACCTCCCGCCGGCGGGGGGTCGCCCCGGACCTGTCCGGCTCCCCCGCCGTGACCGGCTGCCCGTCGCGGAGGGCGGCGGCGAACGGCTCGGCCGCCGCGGAGTGCACCTCCTCGCCCACCATGTCCTCCGGACGGCTGGTGGGGGCGGTGAGCGGGCGGACCTGCGCCACGCACCACCACGTCCCCGAGGGCAGCGGGACCCACAGCGTGAGGTCGGCGAAGGCGAGGTCGGCCAGCAGTTGCCAGTCGGCGACCAGCCGGCGGGCGTGGTCGACCTGGGCCGGGCTGGACGCCGTGCCCCGGGTGAGGCGCGCGGAGAGGCTGCTCATCGTGTGCCGAGCCTAGAGAGGGGCCTCTAGGCTGCGTGCGTGCTGCCCGCCCCGGCCCTCCGCATCGGGACCGCCACCCCGGAGGACCACGATCGCATCGCCGAGCTCACCGTCGCGGTGTACGTCGGTGGCGGCCTCTCCTCACCCGGGTACACCGCCGAGCTGGCCGACGTGGCGGGCCGCGCCCGGCTGGCCGAGCTGCTGGTGGCCCGGGACGGCAGTGGCCGGGTGATCGGCAGCGTGGCGTACGTGCCCGCGGGCGGCTTCGGCGAGGTCCTGACCTCCGACGACGAGGCCGGCTTCCGCATGCTGGTGGTCGACCCGCTCGTGCAGGGCCGGGGCGTCGGCGCAGCCCTGGTGGAGGCCTGCCTGACGCGCGCCCGCACGGCCGGCAAACGGCGGGTCGTGATCTCCACCGGCACCCGGATGGCGACCGCCCAGCGGATGTACCGGCGGCTGGGCTTCACCCGGCTGCCCGAGCGGGACTGGAGCCCGTTCCCCGGCATCGACCTGCTGGTGTACTCGCGGGAGCTCTGAACGGACCCTCCCGGACGCCCGGGAGACGTCAGCCGTCGGAGACGGTGGCGATGAGGTCGCCCTCCTGCAGGACCTCGCCCTCCACGACGTGGAGCTCCGCGACCGTGCCCGCGCGCTCGGTGAGCACCGGGATCTCCATCTTCATCGACTCGAGGATCACCAGCGTGTCACCGGCGGCCACGGGCGCCCCCGGGCTGACCAGCACCTTCCAGACGCTGGAGACCATCTCCGCATGGATCTCCTCGACCGCCACCGGAACCTCCCACGCCCACCGTCCTGACCTGCCCATCCAAGCACGCGGGCGCGGGATCAGGCCCCCGGTGCGGTCCGCACCGCGGCGAGTCGGCCGAGCACCGCGCACACGTCGGCACCGTCGTGGGGCACGCCGGGCCCGGACAGCCCGGACAGCGCCGCGCTCGCCGCCCGGGCGGCGGTCGCCGTGTCGTCGGCACCGGCGCTCACCGTGGCCAGCAGGGCGTCGTACCACCCGTCGAGCCGGTCGCCGGGGTCGTACCCGCTGACCGCGACGAGGTCGACGCCCGCCGTCGGCGCGGGCAGGCGCCCCGAGCCCGGCAACGGGCCGGAGACCCGCCCCGCCGTCCCGGGCGGCAACGTCGCGCGCAGCTGGACGGCGACGGCTGCGCAGGGCTCAGCACGCCCCTGCGGACCCGGCCCGGCGACCCGTGGGCCGACCGCGCTGCGCAGCGCGAGCTCCACCGCACCGACGCCGTGCGCGCGCTCCAGGACCGCCATGTCCAGCGAGAACCCGGCGGCCACCTCGGCCAGCTCGCCGTCCGGCGCGATGCCGACGGTGACCAGCCCCCGCCAGCCCACGTCCGCCAGCCGGTGAGCGGCGACGGGCAGCTCCCCCGGCTCGTCCGGCGTCCAGGAGACCCGCGCGATCCCCGCGGCGCGGTCCCGGGCCACGGCGGTGGCGAACCGGAGACCGTCAGCGGTCACCCAGGCCAGGAACCCGCGTTCGCTGGCCGGCTCCACACCGTCCCCACCCAGCCGCTCCAGCACGTCCGGATCGGGCCCCGCCCAGCGCAGACCGGCGGCGTGGACCGCTCCGGCCAGCCGGGCGTTCCCGGCCAGCGCGGGCGGGACGGGGAGGACGGTGTCGGCCCCCGTGCGCCGGGCGGCCTCGACGATCCGGTCGACGGCGAGGTAGGACTCGGCGGCCGGCGCCGGCCCCAGCAGGACGGCGTCGTCGGCCAGCCGCACGTGCCGTGCCGCGCGCTCGGTCTCGCTGTGCACCGCGACCGCCTTGACCCCCAGCCGCTGGCAGGCGGTCACCGCGGCGCATCCCGCGGGGCCCCGTCCCGCGACCAGGACGGTCTCGATCCCCAGCTGCGGCACTGCTGTTCCTCCTGCGTAGCCCTGCCCGGCGCACGGCCGGCTTTCCCCGTGAGAGGCTTGTCGGGTCAGCTTGGCGGGTCCCTCGGCCACGCGCACCCTACGTGCGCGGTGCCGCGGCCCCGCGAGAACCAGGGCCGCACCGGCCACCGGCAGCGTGAGAGGAGGGCAGCGATGTCCAAGCGCGGACGCAAGCGTCGCTCTCGCAAGGGGAACAAGGCCAACCACGGCAAGCGCCCGAACGCTTGAGCACGTGCCCCTTCGCCCTGCGAAGGGGCCGGATGCGAGAGGCCCAGAACCCGTCGGGTTCTGGGCCTCTGGCGTTCAGCGGTCCTACGCGGTGGGGCGCTCCCCCGACCGCTCGATCGTCAGCCGCTCGACGCTGACCGAGGTGCCGTCCTCCTCGAAGGAGACGCTGGTCAGCTGCATCTTGATGCGTTCCCGCAGCCCCGACGGCGGCTTGTCCCCGCCGCAGCGCCGCCGTACCAGGGCCTTGAACTCCTGCTCGATGCCGAACTCGCGCAGACAGGAGGAGCAGTCCTCGAGGTGCTCGGCGATGACGGCGCGTCGCTCGTCCCCGGTCTCGTGGTCGAGGAACTCGAAGACGTGCGACAGGACGTCGTCGCAGGAGTCGATCCGGATCGGCTCGCCGGCCCGTGCAGCGTCGTCGCCCATCAGTGGCTCGCCTCCTCACCGGCTCCGGCGCGGACGAATCCGCGCTCACGGGCGTAGTCGGCCAGCAGCTTCTGCAGCCCCCGGCGACCGCGGTGCAGGCGGGACATCACCGTGCCGAT is from Blastococcus sp. HT6-4 and encodes:
- a CDS encoding diacylglycerol kinase family protein, which translates into the protein MRALVVVNPAATTTTAKMRNVLVGALASELKVDVAETAHRGHARELSAQAAAEGIDIVVSLGGDGTVNEVVNGLLTDGPRPGLPALAVVPGGSTNVFSRALGRSRDPVEATAELLASLRAGRTRLVSLGTASATGTSTAAVTGVAPAVAEAVARADAAADAPGWSEPRWFVFAAGFGFDAEVIARVEARRAQGRRSTGALYVREGTNAFLFGRERRRPAMTLQLPGEPPLEELFLCLVSNVSPWTYLGARPVNPTPEASFETGLDVFALGRTGTVRMLRALRQTMRPEPDLRGRGLHRFHDLQEFTLTASRPQGWQLDGDHLGTATGMRVRNVPDALRVIA
- a CDS encoding WhiB family transcriptional regulator is translated as MDWRHRALCRDEDPELFFPIGTTGPALVQIQQAKAVCQRCPVVQSCLDWALRSGQDSGVWGGLSEDERRALKRRQARTRVHTA
- a CDS encoding sensor histidine kinase, which produces MSSLSARLTRGTASSPAQVDHARRLVADWQLLADLAFADLTLWVPLPSGTWWCVAQVRPLTAPTSRPEDMVGEEVHSAAAEPFAAALRDGQPVTAGEPDRSGATPRRREVIPVRHEGVAIAVLAKDTSLAVTRSPSTLELTYLDIAADLSLMVSAGTFPPAKLQDAEMSPRVGDGLVRLDGSGRVTYASPNALSAYRRMGVAGDLAGATLADVTCRAVVDRVAGEAAAAGIAAAVAGRYLDPVDVEGPSATLLLRALPLQAPGAPPGALVLVRDVTDVRRRDRALLTKDATIREIHHRVKNNLQTVAALLRLQARRMTEPTARAALEESVRRVASIAVVHETLAGSREDVVDVDDILDQVLPMLGDLTSVGPAARTRRVGSFGELPAAAATPLVLAITELLHNAAEHAFPDGEPGVIELITQRDGGELVVRVRDDGRGLPAGFDPAASDGLGLQIVRTLVTSELGGSLTMGTPEGRPGTEVVLTLPGSGMPRR
- a CDS encoding GNAT family N-acetyltransferase, giving the protein MLPAPALRIGTATPEDHDRIAELTVAVYVGGGLSSPGYTAELADVAGRARLAELLVARDGSGRVIGSVAYVPAGGFGEVLTSDDEAGFRMLVVDPLVQGRGVGAALVEACLTRARTAGKRRVVISTGTRMATAQRMYRRLGFTRLPERDWSPFPGIDLLVYSREL
- a CDS encoding biotin/lipoyl-binding carrier protein, with the protein product MAVEEIHAEMVSSVWKVLVSPGAPVAAGDTLVILESMKMEIPVLTERAGTVAELHVVEGEVLQEGDLIATVSDG
- a CDS encoding biotin carboxylase N-terminal domain-containing protein, producing MPQLGIETVLVAGRGPAGCAAVTACQRLGVKAVAVHSETERAARHVRLADDAVLLGPAPAAESYLAVDRIVEAARRTGADTVLPVPPALAGNARLAGAVHAAGLRWAGPDPDVLERLGGDGVEPASERGFLAWVTADGLRFATAVARDRAAGIARVSWTPDEPGELPVAAHRLADVGWRGLVTVGIAPDGELAEVAAGFSLDMAVLERAHGVGAVELALRSAVGPRVAGPGPQGRAEPCAAVAVQLRATLPPGTAGRVSGPLPGSGRLPAPTAGVDLVAVSGYDPGDRLDGWYDALLATVSAGADDTATAARAASAALSGLSGPGVPHDGADVCAVLGRLAAVRTAPGA
- a CDS encoding 50S ribosomal protein bL37; translated protein: MSKRGRKRRSRKGNKANHGKRPNA
- the rsrA gene encoding mycothiol system anti-sigma-R factor, with translation MGDDAARAGEPIRIDSCDDVLSHVFEFLDHETGDERRAVIAEHLEDCSSCLREFGIEQEFKALVRRRCGGDKPPSGLRERIKMQLTSVSFEEDGTSVSVERLTIERSGERPTA